A window of the Eschrichtius robustus isolate mEscRob2 chromosome 5, mEscRob2.pri, whole genome shotgun sequence genome harbors these coding sequences:
- the FASTKD2 gene encoding FAST kinase domain-containing protein 2, mitochondrial produces the protein MKNRAGSFLWNLRQFSTLVPTGRTVRLYPSGFCRPKIVYSNWNLFQSYLSNFDNRMQSSIRYVFQDALIFKSGGDGFQTKGISTVTVLTVDRLLCPRRLSFNSEHFVSDNGLKKNFHHEPSNEDVLTKRTKPTPINCRKLSQECNSLSDVLDIFSKAPTFPSSNYFSAMWTIAKRMSDEQKRFEKQLMFNHPAFSQLCEQIMREAKIMHYDNLLFSLHAMVKLGIPHNTLLIQTLLRVVQERINECDETCLSVLSTILEAMEPCKNVDVLRAGLRMLVDQQVWKIERVFTLQTVMKCIGKDAPIGLKRKLEMKALKELDQFSVLNSQHMFAVLAAMNHRSIVLLNECSKIVTSNIHGCPFKILISILQSCRDLQYVNIDLFKGIADYVATTFDMWKLKKVLFLLILFENFGFRPVSLMDLFMKKAADEPGFLNVKSLVSILHVYSSLNHFHKCWTHEFLEVMASALTGSLHHISSENLLNAVCSFCLMNHFPLAPINQLLQKDIIHDLLTSGDVERNVHKLHVLAACLKLEAPCHKDTHLVLPQLPPTPLHPHAKVAEVLSSLLGEGCFSKSVWLPHNYYIDFEIRMDANRSQVLPFSDVDAVTSATNIQRVAVLCVPRSTYCLDSTHPRGFLAMKTRHLKVMGFHVILVNNWEVEKLEMKDAVTFLKTKIYSPEALSTADIY, from the exons caaagttacttaagtAACTTTGATAATAGAATGCAGTCATCTATTAGATATGTCTTTCAGGAtgccttaatttttaaatcaggAGGTGATGGCTTTCAAACAAAGGGCATAAGCACTGTAACAGTCCTTACAGTTGACAGACTACTTTGTCCTAGAAGACTGTCCTTTAACTCAGAACACTTTGTCTCTGATAATGGATTGAAGAAAAACTTTCATCATGAGCCTTCCAATGAAGATGTTCTCACCAAGAGAACAAAACCAACCCCGATCAACTGTAGAAAACTGTCTCAGGAGTGTAATTCCCTGAGTGATGTGTTAGATATATTTTCAAAAGCACCTACATTTCCTAGTAGTAACTATTTCTCAGCCATGTGGACAATTGCCAAACGGATGTCTGATGAGCAGAAGCGCTTTGAAAAACAATTGATGTTTAACCACCCTGCGTTTAGCCAGCTGTGTGAACAAATTATgagagaagccaagatcatgcactACGACAACCTGCTGTTTAGTCTTCATGCTATGGTGAAGCTCGGGATTCCTCACAATACGCTACTCATACAGACTTTGCTGAGGGTGGTCCAG GAACGTATCAATGAGTGTGATGAGACATGTCTTTCAGTTTTGTCAACTATCTTAGAGGCAATGGAGCCATGCAAGAATGTGGATGTTCTTCGAGCAGGATTGCG GATGCTAGTTGATCAGCAAGTTTGGAAAATAGAACGTGTCTTCACATTACAAACTGTAATGAAGTGTATTGGAAAGGATGCACCGATTGGTCTTAAAAGGAAATTGGAG ATGAAAGCCTTGAAAGAATTAGACCAATTTTCTGTTTTGAATAGCCAGCACATGTTTGCAGTACTGGCCGCCATGAATCACCGCTCCATTGTCCTTTTGAATGAGTGCAGTAAGATAGTCACAA GTAATATCCATGGgtgtccttttaaaatattgatcagCATATTGCAGTCTTGCAGAGACCTCCAATACGTTAATATAGATCTTTTTAAGGGAATAGCAGATTATGTGGCTACAACTTTTGACATGTGGAAGTTGAAAAAA gttctttttctCCTCATCTTATTTGAAAACTTTGGCTTTCGACCTGTTAGTTTGATGGACTTGTTTATGAAGAAAGCAGCAGATGAACCTGGCTTCCTAAACGTGAAAAGCCTTGTCTCTATTCTTCATGTGTATTCTTCTCTCAATCACTTCCACAAATGCTGGACTCACGA GTTCCTAGAAGTTATGGCTAGTGCTCTCACTGGTAGTCTTCACCACATCTCTTCTGAAAACCTGTTGAATGCTGTGTGTTCGTTTTGCTTGATGAACCATTTTCCCCTGGCCCCTATTAATCAGCTTCTTCAAAAGGACATCATCCATGATCTGCTGACGTCAG gTGACGTGGAGAGGAATGTTCACAAGCTTCATGTTTTGGCTGCCTGTCTAAAACTTGAAGCTCCTTGTCACAAGGACACACACTTAGTtctgccacagctgccccccacgCCATTACATCCACATGCAAAGGTTGCCGAGGTGCTGAGTAGCCTTCTGGGAGAAGGATGCTTCTCAAAAAGTGTATGGTTGCCACATAATTATTATATTG attttgaaATCAGAATGGATGCTAACAGGAGCCAAGTGCTTCCATTTTCTGACGTGGATGCGGTAACTTCTGCTACAAATATTCAAAG agtAGCTGTACTCTGTGTTCCTAGATCTACGTACTGTTTGGATTCAACCCACCCCAGAGGATTCCTTGCTATGAAAACGCGGCATTTGAAAGTAATGGGTTTTCATGTGATCTtg GTCAATAATTGGGAGGTGGAAAAACTAGAGATGAAGGATGCAGTCACATTTTTGAAGACTAAAATCTATTCACCGGAAGCACTTTCTACTGCTGATATATATTAA